From a single Xiphophorus maculatus strain JP 163 A chromosome 5, X_maculatus-5.0-male, whole genome shotgun sequence genomic region:
- the ubn1 gene encoding ubinuclein-1, protein MAESRRVPLTTLSCGVGSLGSEARGSVQRGSPVGPQDTGTGPGPPSVAETVRLVLTLFEPGKRSFPEFNYSELIENELQQTDDVPLSRLELEERREHEEAAAVARQSEQKYAGRHKNKDRIEDLLDIGYGYDDEDSFIDNSEAYDEFVPSTLTTKFGGFYVNSGILHFRQATDTDDSTDEGIFQPTKKRKLEGEPNPKKWGKALGAMKTNTNVSTTSKLGVDEGKLKKKKKAKTLSVTSMLKKFQREKERERQKQGKTRQTTTTAAAVMEPATTASMSTADAAGGGSSGLTDPLLSLIGSTNDNALIQAASTVDFDIDLDSLLEVSEEPLSPKSLPQTAAEAQLDIKSDDQIQQNVQSEGESQFLTTKTSLLPTPRSEQLQLQAEAGPVVLTQSTPLPEGLPPELEDSIRSLVMAAKTSEGESKLKFFSPDINSILLNIELQCQEQSSQLRSKVYKHLSSFMPCSKDTLLKRVKKLLITHEEETPGAEDQLQQLKEAIERSMPEQVACFQESCQAYEQAKTSKETEEDRMVEKSTRKAVPKKLFKWNQEIRDCLGLLLKEKLATCQKEGKEGQELEEYMKTVLDNEVKPLWPKGWMQSRVLMRESRKLSGLFASLQVNKAKSCQTEKHPDRCTSTQGTEELKVESGVSVSFSPPKADGPPETPGCSLLDILADQALACEQPLTLSRDYLAAAVFRPWSVGMDDRSSPLPPPPPHSSPINFPESQVVLPQLLQVGDIKSFGVSQLRNGQ, encoded by the exons ATGGCCGAGTCTCGGAGAGTCCCGCTCACCACTCTGAGCTGTGGCGTCGGTTCCCTTGGTTCTGAAGCACGGGGTTCCGTCCAGCGGGGTTCTCCTGTTGGTCCGCAGGACACCGGAACCGGCCCAGGCCCGCCATCTGTCGCCGAAACTGTTCGGCTGGTTCTCACTTTGTTTGAGCCCGGCAAGAGGAGCTTTCCAGAGTTTAACTACAGTGAGCTGATTGAGAACGAG TTACAGCAAACGGACGATGTCCCGCTGAGCCGACTGGAGCTGGAAGAACGGCGAGAACatgaagaagctgctgctgtcgCAAGACAGTCGGAACAGAAATAT GCAGGCAGACATAAGAATAAAGACCGCATTGAGGATCTGCTTGACATTGGATATGGATATGATGATGAGGATTCTTTCATTGACAACTCTGAGGCA TACGACGAGTTTGTGCCGTCCACCCTTACCACTAAATTTGGTGGATTCTACGTGAATTCGGGCATTCTGCATTTTCGTCAGGCCACTGACACAGACGACTCAACAGACGAGGGAATATTTCAACCAACTAAA AAACGTAAACTTGAAGGTGAGCCAAATCCAAAGAAATGGGGTAAGGCACTCGGTGCGATgaagaccaacacaaatgtaAG CACTACGTCCAAACTGGGGGTGGATgaaggaaaactaaaaaagaagaaaaaggccAAGACGTTGAGCGTCACCAGCATGCTGAAGAAGTTTCAGCGAGAGAAGGAAAGGGAGCGGCAAAAACAGGGGAAGACACGCCAGACGACGACGACGGCGGCTGCTGTAATGGAGCCAGCAACCACGGCCTCCATGTCCACAGCAGATGCAGCTGGGGGAGGCAGCTCCGGTCTAACGGACCCTCTCCTCAGTTTGATCGGCTCCACCAATGATAACGCTCTGATCCAAGCGGCCAGCACGGTGGATTTTGACATAGATTTGGACTCTTTGTTAGAGGTTAGCGAAGAGCCTCTGTCGCCAAAATCTCTTCCCCAAACAGCTGCTGAAGCACAACTTGACATCAAATCGGATGATCAGATCCAGCAGAACGTTCAGTCTGAAGGTGAATCCCAGTTTTTAACCACGAAGACCAGCTTGCTCCCGACGCCTCGCTCAGAGCAACTTCAGCTCCAGGCTGAAGCCGGTCCTGTGGTTCTGACTCAGAGTACCCCTCTGCCTGAGGGACTTCCCCCAGAACTGGAGGACAGCATTAGGAGCCTGGTGATG gcTGCCAAGACATCAGAGGGGGAGTCAAAACTCAAGTTCTTCAGTCCAGATATCAACTCAATTCTGCTCAA TATTGAGCTGCAGTGTCAGGAGCAGAGCAGCCAGCTTCGCTCCAAGGTCTACAAACACCTGTCCTCCTTCATGCCCTGCAGTAAAGATACTCTGCTGAAACGAGTCAAGAAACTGCTCATCACACATGAA GAGGAAACTCCTGGTGCAGAAGATCAACTACAGCAACTTAAGGAGGCCATTGAAAGGTCAATGCCAGAGCAGGTGGCTTGCTTTCAGGAAAGTTGCCAAGCCTATGAGCAAGCAAAGACTTCAAA GGAAACTGAAGAGGACAGGATGGTGGAGAAAAGTACCAGAAAAGCTGTTCCAAAGAAGCTGTTCAAATGGAATCAGGAGATCAG AGATTGCTTGGGTCTCTTGTTGAAAGAGAAACTGGCGACATGTCAAAAGGAGGGGAAAGAAGGGCAAGAGCTTGAAGAGTATATGAAGACTGTGCTTGACAATGAAGTGAAACCTCTTTGGCCTAAAGGATGGATGCAGTCCAG GGTGCTGATGAGGGAGAGCAGGAAGCTGTCAGGCCTCTTTGCTTCACTCCA AGTAAACAAGGCCAAGAGCTGTCAAACTGAGAAGCATCCAGACAGGTGCACAAGCACTCAGGGAACTGAAGAACTGAAGGTGGAGTCAGGCGTCTCTGTCTCCTTCTCTCCTCCAAAGGCAGACGGACCTCCAGAGACTCCCGGATGTTCCCTCCTGGATATCCTCGCCGACCAGGCACTGGCTTGTGAGCAGCCCCTCACTCTCTCCAGGGACTACTTGGCGGCGGCAGTCTTCAGGCCCTGGAGCGTTGGGATGGACGACAGAagttctcctcttcctcctccaccacctcaCTCAAGCCCAATCAATTTCCCTGAGAGTCAGGTTGTTTTGCCTCAGCTTTTGCAGGTTGGGGATATCAAATCTTTTGGAGTTTCCCAACTTAGAAACGGACAGTAG
- the LOC111608517 gene encoding uncharacterized protein LOC111608517, whose translation MCAAGWSLTLVLIRLVGSATSSPITPSASHLPSQMSPRSPSPTGPPPLTSSSSSMERTTTASCRLRISPSTLVVRFGDPATANCSKLNPGYSMIGWVNLPRETQEPSFYTMESFLVWSVDSFTEWTLSPICYATSDEGGQCSSSLSVIVYQPPKTVSIQFLNQSGPMYERRQYVLECTVEDVAPVENLVVTFYKGQTALAELRSKRSAEKTPVKESFSLLVAPCRGDNGNQYWCEAKLELGRSGPQQPPAERSQNITATVLWDPEHLHQSKLHMEEKPLDCEVQNQTLGGNGTTNRCRGCFLLIALLAHLIK comes from the exons ATGTGTGCAGCAGGATGGTCGCTAACGCTAGTGCTGATTCGCCTCGTTGGCTCAG CTACCTCCTCTCCCATAACTCCTTCTGCCTCACATCTACCATCACAGATGTCGCCCCGCTCTCCTTCACCAACTGGCCCCCCGCCCCTGACCTCCTCTAGCAGCTCCATGGAGCGGACGACCACGGCCAGCTGCCGTCTACGGATTTCGCCTTCAACTCTTGTGGTCAG GTTTGGAGATCCAGCCACGGCTAACTGCTCGAAACTAAACCCTGGGTATTCTATGATAGGCTGGGTAAATCTACCG aGAGAAACGCAAGAACCTTCATTTTACACAATGGAAAGTTTTCTGGTGTGGAGTGTGGACAGCTTTACTGAATGGACTCTCAGCCCTATATGTTATGCAACGTCTGATGAGGGAGGGCAGTGCAGCAGTTCTCTCTCTGTAATAGTCTACC AGCCACCAAAAACAGTCTCCATCCAGTTTTTGAATCAAAGCGGCCCGATGTACGAGAGACGACAGTACGTTCTGGAGTGCACAGTTGAGGATGTCGCGCCCGTGGAAAACCTGGTGGTGACCTTCTACAAGGGACAAACGGCGCTGGCTGAGCTCCGCTCCAAAAGGAGCGCAGAGAAGACTCCAGTGAAAGAGAGCTTCAGTCTGCTCGTCGCTCCCTGCAGAGGGGACAATGGAAACCAGTACTGGTGTGAGGCGAAGCTGGAACTGGGGCGTTCAGGACCACAGCAGCCTCCAGCAGAGAGGTCACAGAACATCACCGCGACGGTCCTCT GGGATCCAGAACATCTTCATCAATCCAAGCTGCACATGGAGGAAAAACCTCTGGACTGTGAAGTTCAAAACCAGACACTAGGAGGAAACG GAACTACAAACAGATGTCGAGGATGCTTCTTATTGATCGCTCTTCTTGCTCATTTGATTAAGTGA